DNA sequence from the Desulfurobacterium indicum genome:
TATTTCCTCTAAGGTTACCTGCGATATTTTGCTTATGGTTGAGGGTGAGTATTTAAGTTCAAACACGCTTTCAAGAGCCTGGGCTACTGCTCTTGCACTCATACCAGAGGCAAACATCCCAAGTATTAAGTCTTCAAGATTGATATCTCTTCTTCTATAAGGTTCTATCAACTTTGTTCTGAATTTTCCCTCTCTATCTCTTGGAATTCTCAGATTTTCAAGCTTACCGATAACAGTATCTAAGTTTCTAACGTAAAAGCCGTTCTTTGTTCCTCCATGTTCTTTAAGAAACACTTCTCTTTCAGCCGTCATGATTGACTCTAAGGTTTGCTTTACCACTTCCTTAACTAGGTCTGGTAAAATCTTCTGTAGTTCCATTTTTGCCTCCTGGGGTTGGTATTTGTGGGGTGTTCCCCAGGAGGTTATCCCATTTCTCAAGCTTACACAAAATATCGTACACTACCAAATTAACTGAAAGTGCCGAATTTTCACTATATTTATTTGTAGATAAATGGAAAACAGAGGGGGAAAGTCATGGAAGCAACCGTTAAACCAAAAGCACCTATAAGGAGATTTGACATATTCGCAGAGTGGAACAGAATAAAAGGGATAAGGGAACTGGGACTTGATCCAGAAGATGCAAAATCTTACGGGCTTGCCGTTGCGGAAGTTGTAGCTGCAAGGAAATTTTACGGACACAGAACAAAATACAGGGGAGCAACGAGAGAATACATAGAAAAGCATGAAGGAACTCCCTGGTGGCGCAAAATGGCCTCACCTGCCGAATTTGACGAGAAAATAGTCGAAAGAATGGGAAGGGAGTTCTATGAAAAAGTTTTTTCCAAAGCGATAGAAAAAGCATTCAACGAGGGTAAAGACTATATGGATATCAGGGATTCTCTGCGAAAAAAATGGAACGAACTTTTAAAGAGATAACGTTGTAACTATCTCTTCCACTTTTGTGAGAAAACTGCCAACGCCTTCTCCTGTTTTTGCCGAAAGAAAAACAGAATTCTCAGAATTTTTAACCTTTCCTGCAATCATCAACCGGAAAAGCTCTTCTTTTCCTTCAACAAGGTCTATTTTATTAAATACCGTTATCCTTGGTTTGTCAGAAGCTCCTATCTCTTTGAGTATTTTTCCAACCGCTTCTGATTCTGTGTAAAGGTTCGGAGAGGTAATGTCATAAACAACAGCTACAATATCTGAATCTGCAACTTCCTGAAGCGTCGCTTTGAAAGATGCTATCAACTCATGAGGAATATCTTTTATAAACCCCACAGTGTCTGTTATTAAAATTTTTCTATTTATACCTCTGAGAAAGATTCTTCCCGTTCTGGTATCCAGTGTGGCAAAAGGAATATTTTTAATAAAAAGGTCCTCTCCCGTGAGGCGCCTAACAAGTGTTGATTTGCCGACATTCGTATAGCCTGCTACAGCAACCGTAATAAGGCCGCTCTTTCTTCGTCTTTCTGTAAAGAGAGAACGTCTCTTTGCATACTTTTCTATCTCTCTTTTTAAAGAGTGTATCCTTCGCCTTATAGCCCTTGATTCCGTTTCCAGCAAGGTTTCACCGGGCCCTCTGGTCCCTATTCCGCCACCAAGCCTTGAAAGCCCTTTTCCTTTTCCCCTTAACCTTGAAAGCTGATGATAACACCTTGCAAGTTCCACCTGTATCTTTGCCTCTTTAGTCCTTGCTCTTTCGGCGAATATATCCAGAATAATCTCGGTCCTGTCTCTAACTTTTAGCCCGGTTGCCTTTTCTATATTTCTTATCTGAGACGGAGATAGATTATGGTAGGTAACAACTAAAGAAGCGTCTTTTACTTCCGCAAATCTCTTTAGTTCTTCTATCTTTCCTTTTCCGACATAGGTTGAAGGATCAAAAGAGCGGCGGTGCTGAACAACAGAACCAACAACCTTGTAGCCCAAAGCTTCTACAAGGCCGGAAAGCTCTTCAATATCCGGCTGCTCACCGTGTTTTATAACTGAAAGAAGAATAACCTTTTCTATCTTTCCTCACCCTCTGAAAATAGATTTCTCACAGGCCTTGAAGGAACTATTGTTGCAATAGAGTGTTTATAGACAAGCTGCTGGCTATCACCTTCTTCGAGAACAATTGTAAACTGGTCAAAATAGGTTATAACCCCCTGCAATCTTGTTCCCTTAGCAAGGAAAATATTAACTGGAATTCTCTCTTTTCTTAACCTGTTTAAATAAGCATCCTGAACCTTAACAACACTCATAAAACGCCTCCCTTCCTTAAATCATCTTTTATAACGTTAATTACTTCTTCTTCCGGTATTTCCGAAAGATTAATCCACTTAAAGCCTTTCTCTCTCCTGAACCAGGTAAACTGCCTTTTTGCAAACTGTCTTGTTCGCCTCTTTAGATCTCTCACCGCCTCTTCAAGAGAAACTTTACCTTCAATATAGGGCAACAGCTCTTTGTAGCCAAGAGCCTGAAAGGCTGTTATTCCCTTTCCGTAGGAGAGTAACTTCCTCGCCTCCTGAACAAGTCCTCTCTCTATCTGAGAATCAACCCTGTTGTTTATCCTTTTATAAAGTTCATCTCTGTTACGATAGAGGAAATACCCGTAAAATTCGTAACGAGGCTTTTCGGGCAGCTTGAAAGATGACAGAGGCTTACCTGTAAGCTTGTAAACTTCCAGAGCCCTTATAATGCGCTTTCTATCCGTTTTATGAATCTTTGATGCATAACCGGGATCTACCTTTTTTAAGGAACTGTAAAGTTCTTCCGTAGAAACTTTGCTCAGCTCCCTCCTTATGCTTTCGTCAGCCGGTGGGACAGGAGAAAGACCGTAGAGAAGAGCTCTTATGTAAAACGCCGTTCCTCCTACTATGAGAGGAAACTTTCCCCTTTTCCTTATTTCTCTTATTGCCCTATCCGCCTCTTTAACAAAGTCTGCCACGGAAAAATAGACATCGGGGTATACAATATCTATCAAGTGATGAGGAATCCCTTCCATCCTATCCGATGAAATCTTGTCTGTTCCTATATCAAGTTCTCTGTAAACCTGCATCGAATCGGCACTGATTATCTCACCACCAATGGCTTTTGCAAGCTTTATAGAAAAATCAGTTTTTCCCGCCGCCGTGGGTCCGGTAATGACAATCAGAGGCTTTTCTCTTTCCATCTCTTAAACTCCGGTGAATTGCTCCATCTTCTGTGACTCCAGAACCACTGCTCCGGTCTTTTTTTCACTGCCATCTCTATCCAGTCAGAGTAAATTTTAGTGAGCTCTTCAACGCTCTTTCCTTCAGGATAGATAGGCCTATGTATCTCAAACGTGTAGCTGTTATCCGGTTCCATGTAACAGAAAGCAGGTATTACAGGCTTACCGGTTTTAACGCTCAAAACGGCAGCTCCTTTGTTAACAAATGTATCTCTTCCCAAAAACTTAACAAGAACACCGTCTTTTTGTCTCGGGCGTTGATCAAGGAGAATTCCTATAAAACGCTTTCTTTTTAAATCTTTTATTATTTCAAGAATGTTACCAGTAGGAATAACCTTTATGTTCCAGTGGTTTCTTATACTATTAACCATCTCATTTACGTAAAAATTTTTCAGCGGTTTGGCAACAACGGATAATCTCCCGCCGCTGACATGAGAAAACCATCCGCCTAAAAGTTCCCAATTCCCTATATGAGCCGTAAGTAGTATTCCTCCGCTAAGGGAAACAAGTTCATCCATTGAGATTGTGCTCTCTTTTCTAAGGGAAAAGATGGAATCAAGAAAATCAAATGAGTAGTTCTCAGAACGAAAAAAATCAACACTACATTTCACAAAAGTTTTAAACGCCTCTTTTCCTATTGAAAAAGGCATACCAACAAATCTTAAATTCTCCTCCGAAACCCTCTTAACACGGGGATAAGCGTAAAAAAGAGAAGCAAAAGAATCTGCGACTTTTAAAGCTCTATTACGGGAGAATTTCCTTAAAAACTTTTCCTTCAGTAACCTGAGAAGCAGATACTCCGTCCGGTAAGAAAGCTTTTTGTTCATCTTTTTCCTCATGTTTCTCAACATTCTTAATCCTGTTAACAATAAACTCCTTAAGTCCGAATACTTCAACGCTCAAAACGGGAAACTTAAAGGATAATTTTCCTTTTAACTTTACAGCATCTTTTTCTGTAGTAACAAGGTTAGGATATTTACAAAGTCTTTCAATATCTTCATCCGTATAAGTATAGTGATCAGGAAAAAGAAAAACTTTTTCAAGATCAAATCCTTTTAACTTGAGCAT
Encoded proteins:
- a CDS encoding transposase, whose protein sequence is MRNGITSWGTPHKYQPQEAKMELQKILPDLVKEVVKQTLESIMTAEREVFLKEHGGTKNGFYVRNLDTVIGKLENLRIPRDREGKFRTKLIEPYRRRDINLEDLILGMFASGMSARAVAQALESVFELKYSPSTISKISQVTLEEI
- the hflX gene encoding GTPase HflX, whose translation is MEKVILLSVIKHGEQPDIEELSGLVEALGYKVVGSVVQHRRSFDPSTYVGKGKIEELKRFAEVKDASLVVTYHNLSPSQIRNIEKATGLKVRDRTEIILDIFAERARTKEAKIQVELARCYHQLSRLRGKGKGLSRLGGGIGTRGPGETLLETESRAIRRRIHSLKREIEKYAKRRSLFTERRRKSGLITVAVAGYTNVGKSTLVRRLTGEDLFIKNIPFATLDTRTGRIFLRGINRKILITDTVGFIKDIPHELIASFKATLQEVADSDIVAVVYDITSPNLYTESEAVGKILKEIGASDKPRITVFNKIDLVEGKEELFRLMIAGKVKNSENSVFLSAKTGEGVGSFLTKVEEIVTTLSL
- the hfq gene encoding RNA chaperone Hfq, producing the protein MSVVKVQDAYLNRLRKERIPVNIFLAKGTRLQGVITYFDQFTIVLEEGDSQQLVYKHSIATIVPSRPVRNLFSEGEER
- the miaA gene encoding tRNA (adenosine(37)-N6)-dimethylallyltransferase MiaA — translated: MEREKPLIVITGPTAAGKTDFSIKLAKAIGGEIISADSMQVYRELDIGTDKISSDRMEGIPHHLIDIVYPDVYFSVADFVKEADRAIREIRKRGKFPLIVGGTAFYIRALLYGLSPVPPADESIRRELSKVSTEELYSSLKKVDPGYASKIHKTDRKRIIRALEVYKLTGKPLSSFKLPEKPRYEFYGYFLYRNRDELYKRINNRVDSQIERGLVQEARKLLSYGKGITAFQALGYKELLPYIEGKVSLEEAVRDLKRRTRQFAKRQFTWFRREKGFKWINLSEIPEEEVINVIKDDLRKGGVL
- a CDS encoding lysophospholipid acyltransferase family protein → MNKKLSYRTEYLLLRLLKEKFLRKFSRNRALKVADSFASLFYAYPRVKRVSEENLRFVGMPFSIGKEAFKTFVKCSVDFFRSENYSFDFLDSIFSLRKESTISMDELVSLSGGILLTAHIGNWELLGGWFSHVSGGRLSVVAKPLKNFYVNEMVNSIRNHWNIKVIPTGNILEIIKDLKRKRFIGILLDQRPRQKDGVLVKFLGRDTFVNKGAAVLSVKTGKPVIPAFCYMEPDNSYTFEIHRPIYPEGKSVEELTKIYSDWIEMAVKKRPEQWFWSHRRWSNSPEFKRWKEKSL